The genomic DNA CGATGCTATTAGAACAGTCAACCAtttgaatttttcatttttttttttttttttttttgatcatgAAACAGGGCAGAAAGACTCGTAGCTTGCGTCTAACATTCGATTCAACAACGATAATTTACGACCATAAAAAATGCATAGCAGAATTTAGGGGGAAAACAAGTTTAAGAATCACCTGCCTTCATTGCTAGTAGGAGATGAAATTGGAATCAATAACGGCGGAGGAGAGGCGACCTCTGTAGCCGAACTGTTGAAGAAAGGGTACATTTCATATCGAATACCGCAGCTCTGCCCTAGCACCTTGCACCCCTGCCTCCCCATGCACGAGATCGGTATGCTCCCCACTGCCTGAACAATACAATTGTAACAGTCATCGGGGTACAAGTCCCTTGTGCACTGCACCAACCCAAATATTTTCGTCAAGCTCGTCAGGCTCACATTCCCCGCCGCGAACATCTTCGACGAGCTACGTGCTGCCTTCGTGGCGAGACTATTCATcagatttcctaacttatcgtTGAAGTTTCGCAGGTCCGATGCGTTGTTGGAGTTGGTTTGAGTAAACTTGATGGAATTGTCGGCGGTGGAGAAAAAGTTTGTGTTGGAATAACGGAGCATGCATATGTCGTACCATATGGTGGAGCTCATGCCGTTGGGGCAACTTCGGGTGATTTGTGTTGCGGAGGCATTGAAACAGCCCCTGCAGTCACTAAAGGAGAGGTCTCCTCTGCACGACGCGAGGCCGTATACTTGTTCCGCAGGTCGGCCTATCGTGTCGTTGTAGAATCCTGCGGCGGCAGcggtggtggaggagagggaagagaggagaagattGAGATTGGTGTGGAATGCACTGCCTGCTGTGTAGTTTGCTTCAGTTGGGCAGTTGCAGTCTAGGAAGACTGGACTGCTGGCAGTTACTACTGCAGGATTAAAGTGGAAGATAACGAGGAGAGACAGCAAGTAAGAGGAGGACGAAGGCCTAAACTTGCGATGGCAATTCATCTTCATAAATTCAGGCAGAGATGGAGCCACGGAGGGGATTGAACCAAGcagcagaagagaagaagctcATAAAAAGGCGTGAACGAACTGTGAAGAGTTAACCAGTTTTTCCTGTTCGTCGGCCAGGAATTCCATGGCTCTCTTTTAATTGCACCGACGCCGACTATGATAAAAAATCTTAAATctaattataagttttaaattttaaatatttttaaaatttaatcgtATCTATATTATAATTTAGTAATATCGTaacatttaataatatttatgatataattttaatataagttaatataaaatataattttaataatatttaacttatgttatgataatatatatatatatatatatatatatatatatatatatatatatatatatataatttaatttaatattaattaaaagttAATATAATAATATCTATGGtacattttaataatatttataatatgAGTTAATTACAGTTACagattaataataatttaaaatcattcatataaaagaatattttaaattttaaataaatttataggTAAGACTAAACTCCTTCTAATTAATAATATTGAAGTCGGTCGTGGCTTATGGACTATCAATTATAATCACACCGCAAGATTTTCCGTTTCGTCCCAGACCTGCCGGTTCGATTCCACAGCTGCCGATGCTCCGTCATTTTCTATTGAAGACCGTTGACTGTTGGCGTATTCGAAAATGTGATATTAATGTCaaatgtggcaaaaggtgaaatcgCTCGCCCTCAGCGTCTCCGCCGCACccacccaaggccatcacgagggaggtaaatcatagcatcctgagcgagcatgtgaCAGGTGGGGTGAGTTACACAGGGACCGGGGATTTATGCCCCGACTACCTCGAATTTCGACTCCGCGATCTCATGTGGTAAGCATCCCATCACATACCAACTAGGATGACCTATGAGATCGATATTAATGTCAAATGGTTTAGTATGGTCGATGTTacgataaaatataaaatatagataaataagttataaaaaaatattttcttttaatatataaaatatagataaataagttataaaaaatattttcttttaatataaTGGTCTTTTATATAAGACATATCATACACTTAAACCATATTTTATAATcgttaattttaaaatctattaaaataaatatttatataaataccAATCTGTCACGCTCTAAAGGAGTCCCTGttcgaaaaaatttcggcagcatctcttctatacgggtgacaatctgaagcattactacatacaaaatatacctcagccacactcgactgaaatatatatgcaaaatagaaataacataaccatgcagttaatatacacagcctacccggctggacataaatgaataaaacatataacataatacaacagcccacacggctggaacaaaataaacacacagcagcggaagacataaaacgatacgaacgtaaaaccaacaacgacactaacaaaaatacttgtcatcacagacttgacccaaaattcataGCGACTTAttgaaaacaaaatacacaaaatcaatataccaccccaaacgataacaaaaccaaaacgaaaactatcctcgagtgtgacctGGGACTGGCAGTCGAGACTTTCCaaacatccatgactcatctacctgttacctggcgaaagaaaaccaaattgcgaggtggtgagtattgaaacttagcgggtaaggaaagagatagtgcatgaacataacatataagtagagagtgtcaatagtatacagtctcataggaagAATAGTAGATACTATAATAAAACCAAaacaaatgctcatacctgagaccatatcctaggctagatatagtaggtcagaactggtactaatctgctacagtactgctcatactacagaggtaatatgcaaggtatatacaaatttctaaTGACTAAACatttacaatgagaatatatctcaacacaagtaagcatatcagcatatatgaacaacagcagtaagtaagcaatatcagcatatataaacaacagcaaccataacaaatataataataatagcgtatgcacggatggttactcccgcccacctctctgcaccatgacccctgtatggtcgagaggccgggtcagtgaaagactgtacaccactccagctaccactcacacgagtggccgaggggacagttgcatagtagctaactagctacatctgcgatggggtccTTGCTGCTcgtactctagctaccactacccatgagtggtcgagtgcggcacgacaggacaagcggcatcaactccagctaccaccctCTCGAGTGGCCAAGGATGCGACCCCTttttaacgactctctcgaccgcaagggagaattggtcgttgacatgatgcgccaaatgcaacaatcatcatacaaatataaacaaatttaggtatgctacatgaaaccaGCATGCTCATTATAGTACATAATAAACAACAGTTAAAGTATACAAacatgatatctagtatctgctactgatcattaataacaacaagagactgtatagatatggaaatgaatttctcaaagatcacatggaagtatcaaacgcaggaaaaataagagtggagtcaaggtaaaatagtCCTTATCCAAATATAGTTCATGCACAAAGTTCATAGAACTatagaatcaaggtaagaagtacccgcctcaaaaatagAGATCGTATCTGAAAGCTTTCACGTCAAGACACTatctcgaatccaagtcctgcaaatcatatattatataatttagctAACAGATAAGCAACAAGCGGTTAGACCTAAAGATCCAAACCCTTGGAGGAAAACCCTATTCAACATTTAATCTCAATTTATCCAATCCATTTGATTGAGTCAGGTTTAACCCAACATTCCTAATTCATCGAATAAATCGAATAATCCTCAATCGAAAACAAACACTCCATGTATGACAATCAATTCAATGAGCCCATCGACAAACATACAATCATGATATTCAACTAATCCAAATTACGCAAACCATGAGAGATTTACTAACACAAAATCCACGTTTAACCTCATCAATCAACAAACCAAATCCAATatagaaatgaaatgaaattaacaACAATCCATTCCTAACTTAACCCCAAGTTAACCTAGTTACACATGAACAACCAATTATATAATGGATCAATCCTATCCAAACCAACTCACCCAAACTCGATCGAGGTATTGCTGGTGTTATTGGCCGGAGTGAGTGGTGATCGACAAGGTGACAATGCTGTCCAATTTAAAGAATCGAAGCCCAGATCATTAACCCAACAACAGAATATATAATCAGCAGATAACCTAATGTTTACCTCAAATCTGTGCCCACGAAATTAACTCCGACGAAGACTATCTCCCGGCAGCCAGGTAACCAACGATGGCAGACCCAAATCCGAAACCTTGACCTGTGATCCTCCGCCGGAGACAAGTAGAAGGTGGCGGCAATGAATCAAGGCTAGGGCTCGGCCTTTCCTCTCTTGGCCGAGGTTCTGACCGTGTAGCCGGCTAGTCAAGGAAGAAGGGCAATCGCCGGGAAGACGACAGGGAACTCCTGCTCGGGTCGCGATTGTCGGCGGTGATGAAGACAAAGATAGAGTGCTCGGCTACCGGCGACCAGCTCCCTTGGGGCGCCGACATCAAGGACAACTAGGGCGTGGGGCAGAGAGGAATCGGGCGACGGCGGGGGCTCAACGAAGAGGTGAGGCTGCGGCTATGACTCGAAAGGCAAGGAGAGGACGCTGTGGCTCGGCGGCTGGTGCCCGCGTGCAGAGGAGGAGATCGGCATGGATGAGAGGAGAATTGGGAATTAGGGCATGGGGAGGTGGTGGTGTTCGGCGACAAGGAGGAGGGGCACGGGAGGGTTTTTAAAGAAAAgcgaaaaggaaatatttaaggaaattaaaaatttcctcgtttaaatcagGTAACTTAAACAGACTTTATCCTGGcctaataatttatccccttaacctACGTCaaacaagctccgaaaaattcttagaaaatctcttaaattttctaaaaattccaataaaattatttgtcaaataatcctatttttaattattattttgggcaccgtattttacacaATCACTACTGAAGTAAAACATAACGATATAATATGACAAAAGATAATTCATTCGACTCTAACATCTTTATCAATTCGTCCTTAAATTAACACGAAAAAGATAAAATTATGAATGATTACTGACCATTAGTACGGTGGCCAAGATAAGGAAAAAATGTGACGGCATAATGTGGCATAaaaaaaaggtgattcgctcatcATAACGCCCCCACTAACCCGTCCTTAGGCCAATACAGAGGAGATAAATTATGGgtagctactagccattagtacaagTGGCAAGGCATAGGGGAGGGCATGCTAGGAGGTGCCgaatttcgaccccaagaccttatGTGATAACACCCCATGCCTCAACCATCGCACTGCCCCGAGAGGATGAAATCGTGTAGGGTAAACATTTTTAAGTGATTGGCCCCACTGCCGAGTGACCCCATACTGCAGAAAATCTCCTAAGGGATTTTTTTAGGGAGGCACAGTACTACTATGCTGCTAAGAGGACTCAAATGCGGGAAACAAATATTTGTGCTGCTAAGAGGACCCGAACTCGGTATCTCAGACAGCAGATGTCAATGTGCTTGCCACTAGAACAAAGGCACATTGACAAAAATTGTGTAGGGTAAACTTTTTTAAGTGACTGGCGCACCGTCGAGAAATCTCATAACCCAAAAAACTCCCTAAGGGATTTTTTAGAGAGGCACAGTACCACTGTGCTGCTAAGAGGACTCGAACGCGGTACCTCAGGCAACAAATATTTATACTGCTAAGAGGACTCGAACTCGTAACCTTAGGCATCAGATGTCAATGTGCTTGCCACTAGGACAAAGGCACATTGACAAAAAAAATGTGTAGAATAAACTTTTTTAAGTGACTGGCTCCACCGTCGAGCAACTCCATACCCCATAAAATCCACCCCCTAAGGAATTTTTTAGGGAGACACAGTACCACTGTGTTGCTGCTAAGAGGACTCGAATGCAGTACCTCAGGTAGCAAATATTTATGCTACTAAGAGAACTCGAACTCGGAATCTCAGGCAGCAGATGTCAATGTGTTTGCCACTAGGACAAAGGCACATTGACGAAAATTGTGTAGGGTAAACTTTTTTAAGTGATTGGACCCACCGCCGAGTGGCCCCATATCCCAAAAAACCccataaggaattttttttttcggGAGGTACAGTATCACTGTGCTGCTAAGAGGACTCAAACGCGGTACCTCAGGCAGCAGATGTCAATGTGCTTGCCACTAGGACAACATTACATTGACAAAAACTGTGTAGGATAAACTTTTTTAAGTGACTAGACCCACCATCGAGCGGCCTCATATTCCAGAAAAcccctaagaaatttttttagGGAGACACAGAACCACTGTGCTGCTAAGAGGACTCGAACACGAAATCTCATATAGTAAATATTTGTACTACTAAAAGTACTCAAATTCAGTACCTCAAACAACAGATGTCAATATGCTTGCCACTCGGACAAATTATTAATTTCATCGTGATTTGCAGGAAATCCCACTAACATGTACATGCATTATAATCACACAACACTCCTTTTTTATATCTATTTTGATATAAATACATAAAATGAAGTCCCTCTATGTGATTGCCTATAGAAACTCTCTtgcgaaaaaaaaaattaattagattagatAATGTCGAGTCTGAGATGATCAACCCGATCCTACAGAAGTTTTCCATCTgccaccaggataaatcgagaaATACTAGTGACGGGTGGCCCAATATTTTTTAGTTGCAAGtcctatttggaggaaaaatctctACAAATATATTGTAGCTAATAGAAACTCTCTCACAAGATATAGTTGTTTGCATAATTTTTCTCAGCTTCTTGCAGCAACATCAAGCAACCAAACCATTAAACAAagcacaaatcaaatataatctcATGTCAAACACTACCAGAATACTCTAAAATAGGGACAGAATTAACCATGGAATATAAATTTAGCCAATAATTAACAacgaaatataaattttaatcgtTAATTAGTGGCATTCCATTGCTAATTAGCAATGAAAATCTAATTCCGTCACTAGATTAGCGACGAAAATCTAATTCTGTCGCTAGATTAGCGATGGAATATAAATTCCATCCCTATTTTGTAGATCAAAATTAGGGTTTGATTCCTTATAATTTTGATTCCCGGCCATGAGCGAACTCCTCTCCTCTCCGATCCAATTTTTCTCCCCTCGAGTTCGTGACCACGATCTCACATCCATAAGCTTGGCTGATTGCGAGCTTGGTCAGCCACGAACTCGTGGTCGTGAGCTTGGCCGTCCACGAACTCTGTTGTGAGCTCACCCAACCACGAGCTTGGTTGGCTAGATTTGCTGGAAGCTCGCCCGGTAATGAGCTTGGCCAGCCACAAGACTTCAATGGTTGCCTCAGTCATGTCTGCAAGCTTGGTCGACCACGAGCTCATGCTATTGTATCTCTTGTTGTATTTAAGGTATTATGTAATGTGATTGATTTTAGCTAGTTTTTggttattttttattatcttcaGGTATACTGTATTTCCTTATCTACATGAGTTTAGCAATGGAGGTGACACCATTCCTGATCTTTCTATTTCAGTGCTACTGCGCTTCTTTTGAGTTCAACCTTaatatttagtttaagtttaagtggTATTAATAGGATGAAGTTAAGTTTAAGTGCTTatgattaagtttaaattatatGCATCTTTAGTTTTACACATTTAATAATATTGTAAATTTAT from Zingiber officinale cultivar Zhangliang chromosome 4A, Zo_v1.1, whole genome shotgun sequence includes the following:
- the LOC121972597 gene encoding cysteine-rich receptor-like protein kinase 10 encodes the protein MNCHRKFRPSSSSYLLSLLVIFHFNPAVVTASSPVFLDCNCPTEANYTAGSAFHTNLNLLLSSLSSTTAAAAGFYNDTIGRPAEQVYGLASCRGDLSFSDCRGCFNASATQITRSCPNGMSSTIWYDICMLRYSNTNFFSTADNSIKQHVARRRCSRRGM